In a single window of the Papaver somniferum cultivar HN1 chromosome 8, ASM357369v1, whole genome shotgun sequence genome:
- the LOC113306816 gene encoding adenylosuccinate synthetase 2, chloroplastic-like, translated as MNLSSLRVDSSPLTVPKGRSYGRNFSDERPLLHLPYESRISPKALSVSSPKVVTADEVSRLGSLSQVSGVLGCQWGDEGKGKLVDILAKHFDIVARCQGGANAGHTIYNAEGKKFALHLVPSGILNEETLCLIGNGVVVHLPGLFKEIDGLESNGVSCKGRILVSDRAHLLFDFHQTVDGLREAELAKSFIGTTKRGIGPCYSSKAIRNGIRVCDLRHMDTFRDKLDVLLSDAASRFKGFNYSKDMLNEEVEQYKRFADRLGPFIADTVHVVNDSIAQKKKILVEGGQATMLDIDFGTYPFVTSSSPSAGGICTGLGIAPRVLGDLVGVVKAYTTRVGSGPFPTELLCEAGEDLRKAGHEFGTTTGRPRRCGWLDIVALKFCCQINGFSSLNLTKLDVLSSLQEIKLGISYKIDGIPIKSFPADLSVLEQVQVEYEVLPGWQTDISKIRNYEELPLAARRYVERIEELAGVPIHYIGVGPQRDALIYK; from the exons ATGAACCTCTCGTCTCTCAGGGTCGACTCTAGCCCTCTTACGGTTCCTAAAGGGAGATCGTATGGCAGAAACTTCAGTGATGAAaggcctcttcttcatcttccctaTGAATCTAGAATCTCACCAAAAGCTTTAAGCGTCTCTTCTCCTAAGGTTGTGACTGCAGACGAGGTTAGTCGACTCGGTTCGTTGAGCCAAGTTTCAGGTGTGTTGGGTTGTCAATGGGgtgatgaagggaaggggaagtTGGTTGATATCTTGGCCAAGCATTTTGACATTGTTGCTCGTTGTCAG GGTGGAGCAAATGCGGGTCACACCATCTACAATGCCGAAGGGAAGAAGTTCGCTCTTCACCTTGTTCCATCAGGAATCCTTAACGAAGAAACCCTTTGCCTTATCGGTAACGGAGTTGTGGTGCATCTTCCTGGACTTTTTAAAGAAATCGATGGTCTTGAGTCTAATGGGGTCTCTTGTAAAGGAAGGATATTGGTGTCTGATCGTGCTCATTTGTTGTTTGATTTCCATCAAACTGTAGATGGGCTCAGAGAAGCTGAACTTGCTAAGTCGTTTATAGGGACAACAAAGAGAGGAATTGGACCTTGTTACTCTAGCAAGGCTATTCGAAATGGCATAAGAGTATGCGACCTCAGGCACATGGATACTTTCCGTGACAAGCTGGATGTATTATTGTCTGACGCAGCTTCCCGTTTCAAAGGATTTAACTATAGCAAGGACATGCTAAATGAAGAAGTTGAACAGTACAAGAGGTTTGCCGACAGATTGGGACCCTTCATTGCTGATACTGTTCATGTTGTGAATGATTCCATAGcacagaaaaagaaaatattGGTTGAAGGCGGTCAGGCAACCATGTTGGATATTGATTTTGGAACATACCCATTTGTCACTTCATCTAGCCCGTCAGCTGGTGGTATATGCACCGGACTTGGTATTGCTCCAAGAGTCTTGGGTGATCTAGTTGGAGTT GTGAAGGCTTACACTACAAGGGTTGGATCTGGTCCTTTCCCAACGGAGTTATTATGTGAAGCTGGAGAAGACCTTAGGAAAGCTGGGCATGAATTCGGTACTACTACTGGTCGGCCTCGAAGATGTGGTTGGCTCGATATTGTAGCACTAAAATTTTGTTGTCAAATTAATGGGTTCTCTTCTCTCAATCTTACTAAGCTCGATGTCCTGTCAAGTCTCCAAGAAATTAAGCTAGGAATATCCTACAAAATCGACGGGATACCAATCAAATCTTTCCCTGCAGACCTTTCTGTGCTGGAGCAAGTACAG GTTGAATATGAGGTGTTACCTGGGTGGCAGactgatatttctaaaattagaaATTATGAGGAACTTCCGCTGGCTGCACGAAGATATGTGGAAAGAATAGAGGAGCTAGCAGGTGTTCCTATTCACTACATTGGTGTAGGACCTCAAAGAGATGCCCTAATTTACAAGTAA